From Bradyrhizobium symbiodeficiens, the proteins below share one genomic window:
- a CDS encoding VOC family protein, producing MRYLHTMLRVRNLDVALKFYVDAFGLKEVRRIENDKGRFTLVFLCSSDDLDALKKQPQTRGAPLVELTWNWDEEKYGEDRFFGHLAYEVDDIYATCEKLQKAGVTINRPPRDGNMAFVRSPDLHSIELLQKGEPKPPQEPWASMPNTGHW from the coding sequence ATGCGATACCTCCACACCATGCTGCGCGTGCGCAATCTCGATGTCGCGCTGAAATTCTATGTCGATGCTTTCGGGTTGAAGGAGGTGCGGCGGATCGAGAACGACAAGGGGCGGTTCACACTGGTGTTCCTGTGCTCGTCGGACGATCTCGATGCGCTGAAGAAGCAACCGCAAACGCGCGGCGCGCCGCTGGTCGAGCTGACCTGGAATTGGGACGAGGAGAAATATGGCGAGGACCGCTTCTTCGGCCATCTCGCCTACGAGGTCGACGACATCTACGCGACCTGCGAGAAGCTACAGAAGGCCGGCGTCACCATCAACCGCCCGCCACGCGACGGCAACATGGCCTTCGTCCGCTCGCCGGATCTGCACTCAATCGAGCTGTTGCAGAAGGGCGAGCCGAAGCCGCCGCAGGAGCCCTGGGCATCGATGCCCAACACCGGCCATTGGTAG
- a CDS encoding glutathione S-transferase family protein, with translation MPDTKLTIWGRANSVNVQKVLWCLTELALPYERIDAGMSYGRTRETDYLAMNPNARIPTLVEGDFVLWESNSIMRYLCLAHGSGTPIYPEAPKSRASVDRWLDWTLSTVQPVDRPVFWGIVRTAPAERDMIQVQRDADAAAEVWAIADRLLSSRRFMEGDAFTLADIALGSYARRWLGVEGITRPAQPHLTRWLAELGQRPGFAQHVAPPMS, from the coding sequence ATGCCGGACACCAAGCTCACGATCTGGGGCCGCGCCAATTCGGTCAACGTGCAGAAGGTGCTGTGGTGCCTGACCGAGCTTGCCCTTCCCTATGAGCGCATCGACGCCGGCATGAGTTACGGCCGGACCCGCGAGACCGATTATCTCGCGATGAACCCCAATGCGCGGATCCCGACTCTGGTCGAGGGCGATTTCGTGCTGTGGGAGTCCAATTCCATCATGCGCTATCTCTGCCTCGCGCATGGCAGCGGCACGCCGATCTACCCGGAGGCGCCGAAGAGCCGCGCCTCCGTCGATCGCTGGCTCGACTGGACGCTGTCGACCGTGCAGCCGGTCGACCGCCCGGTGTTCTGGGGCATCGTGCGCACGGCGCCCGCCGAGCGCGACATGATCCAGGTGCAGCGCGATGCCGATGCCGCCGCCGAGGTCTGGGCGATCGCCGACCGCCTGCTCTCTTCACGCCGCTTCATGGAAGGCGATGCGTTCACGCTCGCCGACATCGCGCTCGGCTCCTATGCGCGGCGTTGGCTCGGTGTCGAGGGCATCACCCGGCCGGCCCAGCCGCATCTAACGCGCTGGCTCGCCGAGCTCGGCCAACGGCCCGGATTTGCGCAACATGTCGCACCGCCGATGTCGTGA